The DNA region GCGGCGGTGGTCGGCAAGTTCCTGGGCCGTACGGTCCCGTTCTTTCCGAACGGTGAAGGGCACGCGGGGCTGCTCGGCATTGATCTCCAGGATCAGCCGGGGACCCATGAATTGGTGATCGAGGCAACGGAGCCGACCGGGGTGCGGCGGTTGAGCTACAACGTGCTCGTGATCAAGGAGAAGTATCCTGTCCAGCACCTGACCTTGCCCAAGGACAAGGTCGACTTGGACGAGGAGAGCCTGGCCAGGGTCAAGACCGAGCAGCAGCAGGTGAAAGCGCTCTTGGAGGCGGTCTCACAGGACCGGCTCTGGGAGGGGCAGTTCGTCGAGCCAGTGCACGGACCGGTCACCGGCGCGTTCGGCCGACTGCGCGTCATCAACGGCCGACCGAGGAGTCCCCACAACGGGGAGGACATCGCGGCTCCGCTGGGGACCGACGTGGTCGCCATGAACCGCGGCGTGGCGCGTCTGACCGTCGATCACTTTTTCTCCGGTAAGGGAGTCTTCGTTGACCACGGGCTGGGGCTCTATTCCATGTACTTTCACCTCTCCGAGATTCTGGTGCAGGACGGGCAGAGGATCGAGCGGGGCCAAGTGATCGGCAGGGTCGGGGCTTCCGGTCGCGCCAGCGGTCCGCACCTCCACTGGGGCGTCCGCCTGAACGGCGCGCGGGTCAATCCCTATTCCCTCTTGGAGCTGCCGATCGAGGGGCTGGCGCTCGCTGGCCGGTAGAGGGTTCCAAAGGACCGAGCCGATGACCCCAACGACCGTTCGCCAGACCGGCCGGCGCAGCCTGCCCGCGGCGATCCTGACCGCCGCTGCGTGGCTGCTTTGCGCCTGCGCATCCACGGTTCCGCCAGAGTTCGTCAAGCGGGCGGAGCCGGGCGTGACGCTCACGGACCTGGCGACCCGCCCGCAGACCTACAGGGGCAAGGTGGTGATCCTGGGGGGCGTGATCGTGGACGGGAAAGAGCAGGCAGGCCGGATGTGGCTCCTGCTCAAGAACCGGCCGCTTGACGAGGATTACGTCCCCCACCGCGATGTCACGCTCCGCCCGTCTGAATCCGGCTACTATTGGGTCCTGGTTGATCTCAAAGGGTTGCCCAAAGCCTACCGGTCCTGGGCCCGGGTCACCGTCGTCGGCTTGGTCTCCGACGTTCAGCCCCTGCCGCACGAGTCCACGAAAGGCGGAGAGCCGGTGCTCGGCGCCCTGTACCTGCGCGGATGGGGCTATGGGAACGAGGATGCCGGGATTTGGGAGGAACGGGTGGACCCCAACTATCTCCAGTCCAACCCGATGGAGGAATTCCGACAGTAGATCCTCTGGCTCTCGCCCGGCGAGCTGCCCGCTCCCGTTTACACGTTGGTCTTGATACTGTGCCCGTCGGAGGCCAGGACCTGCTCGGCGGCCTGGGCCAACTCCCTGTCCGCTCCGTGGTCCTTCGCGAAGATCCGGAACTGGACGATCCTGGCCGGCAGGTAGTCGAAGAATTCCTTCAACGCCTCCTTGGACACCGTCCTGGTCGCAGGATCGTACACGTAGATCTGGAACTCCCCCATGTTCAGCAGGTTGATGGGCCGCGGGTCCTGGTTGGCCATGTCCACGCGGAAGTCCAGCTTGCTGAGGCGGGGCGGCAGGGCCCGCCTGATTCGGTCCTCGACCGTCCGTCGGTCCATGAACGTCCGGCCCCGCTCGTCCCCGCGGGTCGGCAGCACCGCGTTGTAGGCCATCTTCCACTTCACGTCCCGCCCCAGGATGCGGGCCCATTCCTGCCCGAGGGTCCGCATCTTCTTGCTGCGCTCCCTCGGCCAACCGCGGACGGTCTCCGTGAGGGACCAGTCGGTGAGGTGCTGGTACGCCTCCATCCGGTCCAGCGGGTTGTGAGGGAAGATGTAGGTCATCGTGTCGTGAAAGATCTCCCGCAGGTGGATGTCGATGGCCCGCGTCGTCCGGTGATAGTAGACGTTTGAGTAGAGGTAGAGTCGCGTATTCAGGAACATCTGCAGGGCTGGCAGGCCGGTCCGGTGGATCGTGAGCCCCTTGGACGTGATGAGGGTGTAGTGGATGAGCCGGGTCAGATCCACGGGGCCGACCGCCACGCCGCACATGTAGGAATCGCGCAGGACGTAGTCCAGGTTGTCCGCCGTGTAGATGCCGCCGATCACCGGCTGCAGGAACCACAGCCACTTGGGGTAGGCGGAGCTGTCCTTGCCCGGATCTTTAAGGATCAGGAAGGCGATGTGGTCCGGATCGAGCTGCTCGCCTGGGGGGAACGGCCCGCCCGGGCTGCGTCGGATGCGGCGGATGATCTTCCCCAGGTGCTCCCGGATGATCACCTGGCCGATCCGCTCGTGGGTGAGGCCGAACTCCTCCAAGAAGTTCTCGTCGAAAAAGTGGCAGAATGGGCCGTGGCCGATGTCGTGCAGGAGCGCGGTGACCCGGAGCAGCTCCTCGATGAACGGGGGCGAGGGGAGGTCCGGTACGATCCGAGCCAGCGATGGGTACAGGTGTCGGGCGAAACGCCCGGCTACGTGCATGACGCCGAGGGAATGCTGGAACCGGCTGTGCTCGGCCGATGGGTAGACCCAGCGGGCGCTCTGGAGCTGGTAGATGTAACGCAGCCGCTGGACCCAGGGCGAGTCGATCAGGTCCTTTTCGGTCCGCTCGGTTGGATCGGGGACGGTGTAGGGGACGGTGAAGGAGATGTACTCGTGGATCGGATCGGCGATCAGGGCCGTTCCGTCGTATTGAGTCGCTGGGGAGAGGGCGCCGGGGGGGGGCGGCTGGGTCTTCATGGCCGAGACTCCTGCCACATGATAGCCTAGCTGCCCTGGGGTGGCAATCGGTCGGGCCGTGGAGCGGCCTGCCGGAGCCGAGCGCGATATTGGGTAATGAGCAGGTAGGCGGCCGGATAGGAGACCAGCGCGCCCAGAAGGCTGAGCGCCAGCCCGCCGATGAAGAAGGGAAGGGCGTAGGGAGCGACCTGTTGATACAGGGACGCCGGGCTCAGGTCCGACCAGTTGAACGGGGCGGTCTCCGGCAAGCCCAAGAGCTGGAAGCCGGTCCAAAAGGTGGCGGCCAGGATGGGGACCGCCGTCCAGGGGTTGTTGATGAAGGCTCCGGCGAAGAGGGCGATGGCGTTCAGGCGGAACGCCCAGGCGCAAAAGGCTGCGCTCAGCGTGTGCAGCCCGTAGGTGGGCGAAAAGGCGATGAAGACGCCGATCGCAAAAGCCAGCGCGGTCTTGCGCGGGGGTTCGTCGAGGTGCAGGAGCTGCTTCAAGTGCGATCGGATCTGCTGGAGCGAGACCATCACGGCTCCGGCCGGCCCGCGCGTGCGGGGCGGAAATGCTGATAGCTGGTGATGGATAAGCTTGCCAGACTCCCTGTTGGCTGCCTTACGCGGAGCCCGAAGGCCTTGGGACGGATCACCCCGATGCGTGTGCATCGGCATCCTGCCGCGCGAACCAGCCGCTCGACTGTCTCGCGCAGGCGAGGGGGCACCGTGAACAGGAGCTCGTAATCCTCCCCGCCGGTCAGGGCGAGCGCGACCGGATCGCGGCCTCGGGCCTTGGCATAGGCTCTGCACTGGGGCGACAGGGGCAGAGCCGCAGCCTCGATCTCCGCGCCGACGCCGCTCTGTCTGCAGAGGTGAGCCAAGTCGCCGGACAGGCCGTCAGACAGGTCGATCGCGGCCGTAGCCAGACGGTGCTCGGCGAGCAGTTGCCCCTCCCTGATCCGCGCTGCCGGACGGAGGTGCCGACCGATCAGGAACCGTGCCGGCCCGAGGCCGCGGCTCCGCCTGTTGCGGCGAGCGGCGAGGAGCTCCAGCCCGGCCAACGCGTCGCCCAACGTCCCGGTGACATAGAGCAGGTCGCCGATCCTCGCCCCGTCTCGCCTCAGCGCGTGGTTCGGCCTGACCGTACCGAGCAAGGCGACGCCGATGAAGAGCCCCCCACGGGATTCGGAGGTGTCTCCTCCGACCAGCTCCACCCGCGGGGACCGGCAAGCCCGCATGAGCCCGCTGTAGAGAGCCCGGACCTCCGAGGTCCGGTGGGAGGGCGGGATGGCGAGCGAGACCAGCAGGTACCTCGGCACGCCGCCCATCGCCGCGATGTCGCTCAGGTTGGCGATCGCCGCCTTGTAGCCGATCTCCTCCATCGAGGCGGTAGAACGGACGAAATGGACGCCCTCGGCCAGCAGGTCGGTCGTGACGAGGAGCTGCCGGCCGGGCGGGAGCCTGATGAGCGCCGCGTCGTCGCCGATCCCCCGCAGGACCGAGGGGC from Nitrospirota bacterium includes:
- a CDS encoding M23 family metallopeptidase, whose protein sequence is MRGADGQLSGKQGQVLLVKLPINDQAAVVGKFLGRTVPFFPNGEGHAGLLGIDLQDQPGTHELVIEATEPTGVRRLSYNVLVIKEKYPVQHLTLPKDKVDLDEESLARVKTEQQQVKALLEAVSQDRLWEGQFVEPVHGPVTGAFGRLRVINGRPRSPHNGEDIAAPLGTDVVAMNRGVARLTVDHFFSGKGVFVDHGLGLYSMYFHLSEILVQDGQRIERGQVIGRVGASGRASGPHLHWGVRLNGARVNPYSLLELPIEGLALAGR
- a CDS encoding Slp family lipoprotein translates to MTPTTVRQTGRRSLPAAILTAAAWLLCACASTVPPEFVKRAEPGVTLTDLATRPQTYRGKVVILGGVIVDGKEQAGRMWLLLKNRPLDEDYVPHRDVTLRPSESGYYWVLVDLKGLPKAYRSWARVTVVGLVSDVQPLPHESTKGGEPVLGALYLRGWGYGNEDAGIWEERVDPNYLQSNPMEEFRQ
- a CDS encoding HD domain-containing protein, with product MKTQPPPPGALSPATQYDGTALIADPIHEYISFTVPYTVPDPTERTEKDLIDSPWVQRLRYIYQLQSARWVYPSAEHSRFQHSLGVMHVAGRFARHLYPSLARIVPDLPSPPFIEELLRVTALLHDIGHGPFCHFFDENFLEEFGLTHERIGQVIIREHLGKIIRRIRRSPGGPFPPGEQLDPDHIAFLILKDPGKDSSAYPKWLWFLQPVIGGIYTADNLDYVLRDSYMCGVAVGPVDLTRLIHYTLITSKGLTIHRTGLPALQMFLNTRLYLYSNVYYHRTTRAIDIHLREIFHDTMTYIFPHNPLDRMEAYQHLTDWSLTETVRGWPRERSKKMRTLGQEWARILGRDVKWKMAYNAVLPTRGDERGRTFMDRRTVEDRIRRALPPRLSKLDFRVDMANQDPRPINLLNMGEFQIYVYDPATRTVSKEALKEFFDYLPARIVQFRIFAKDHGADRELAQAAEQVLASDGHSIKTNV
- a CDS encoding DUF2062 domain-containing protein; translation: MVSLQQIRSHLKQLLHLDEPPRKTALAFAIGVFIAFSPTYGLHTLSAAFCAWAFRLNAIALFAGAFINNPWTAVPILAATFWTGFQLLGLPETAPFNWSDLSPASLYQQVAPYALPFFIGGLALSLLGALVSYPAAYLLITQYRARLRQAAPRPDRLPPQGS
- the thiL gene encoding thiamine-phosphate kinase, which encodes MDRHVPRRSRHRLPSLRLSEFQLIADLHRRFGRTGPSVLRGIGDDAALIRLPPGRQLLVTTDLLAEGVHFVRSTASMEEIGYKAAIANLSDIAAMGGVPRYLLVSLAIPPSHRTSEVRALYSGLMRACRSPRVELVGGDTSESRGGLFIGVALLGTVRPNHALRRDGARIGDLLYVTGTLGDALAGLELLAARRNRRSRGLGPARFLIGRHLRPAARIREGQLLAEHRLATAAIDLSDGLSGDLAHLCRQSGVGAEIEAAALPLSPQCRAYAKARGRDPVALALTGGEDYELLFTVPPRLRETVERLVRAAGCRCTRIGVIRPKAFGLRVRQPTGSLASLSITSYQHFRPARAGRPEP